One genomic region from Proteus vulgaris encodes:
- a CDS encoding bifunctional alpha/beta hydrolase/class I SAM-dependent methyltransferase, which translates to MNQQPQYQTQRNMIESEFTTSDKTPLYYRHWPAQITTEPKAIILFHRGHEHSGRVSHLVDELDLPDFSMFAWDARGHGKNEGARGYSPSMGTSIKDIDEFVHYVSSNYNIPMENILVVGQSVGAVLVTGWVHDYAPKIRGMVLASPAFKVKLYVPFARTGLALMQKVRGLFYVNSYVKAKYLTHDQSRIDSFNQDSLITRPIAVNILLELYKTADRVVEDASAITLPTQLFISGNDHVVHAKPQHLFYERLNTSIKEKHVLPGFYHDTLGEKDRVIPINKMRSFIETLFAQPLYQHDYQYEDTWSHSADVYRALQTPLPKYCPKRLYYKVLSRSMSTLGKASEGVTLGYDKGFDSGSTLDYVYRNQPQGKGLFGRIVDRQYLNSIGWQGIRQRKINIENTIRYAIRQLIQNNMPVHIMDIAAGQGRYLFDAINDYGKVDSILMRDYSAINVEQGNIAIKERHLEDKVRFEEGNAFDAESLSAVSPSPTLGIVSGLYELFPENHLLKESLKGLSQAIPSGGLLIYTCQPWHPQLEMIARVLPSHQNGQPWIMRCRSQGEMDALVNEAGFEKLDQQIDHWGIFSVSIAKRR; encoded by the coding sequence ATGAATCAACAACCGCAATATCAAACTCAAAGGAATATGATTGAGTCTGAATTTACCACCAGCGATAAAACACCTTTGTATTATCGCCATTGGCCTGCTCAAATTACCACTGAACCAAAAGCAATTATTTTATTTCACCGAGGTCATGAACACTCAGGTCGTGTTTCTCATCTAGTGGATGAGTTAGATCTTCCTGATTTTTCAATGTTTGCTTGGGATGCTCGTGGACATGGTAAAAATGAAGGCGCTCGCGGTTATAGCCCATCAATGGGAACTTCAATAAAAGATATAGACGAATTCGTTCATTACGTTTCATCCAACTATAATATTCCAATGGAGAATATTCTGGTTGTTGGCCAAAGTGTAGGTGCCGTTTTAGTTACCGGTTGGGTACATGATTATGCCCCTAAGATCCGCGGCATGGTGTTGGCTTCTCCTGCATTTAAAGTGAAGTTATATGTTCCTTTTGCACGCACAGGCCTTGCCCTAATGCAAAAAGTTCGCGGGCTTTTTTATGTTAATTCATACGTGAAAGCCAAATACTTAACCCATGATCAAAGTCGCATCGACTCTTTTAATCAAGACTCGCTGATCACTCGCCCTATTGCCGTCAATATTTTATTAGAGCTTTATAAAACGGCTGATCGTGTTGTTGAAGATGCAAGTGCAATTACTTTACCAACACAGTTATTTATTTCAGGCAATGATCATGTGGTTCACGCCAAGCCTCAACACCTTTTCTATGAACGTTTAAATACATCTATCAAAGAAAAGCATGTCTTACCGGGCTTTTACCACGATACTTTAGGTGAGAAAGACAGAGTTATTCCTATCAATAAAATGCGCAGTTTTATTGAAACCTTATTTGCACAACCACTTTATCAACATGATTACCAATATGAAGATACTTGGAGTCATAGTGCAGATGTTTATCGCGCATTACAAACGCCACTTCCTAAATATTGTCCAAAAAGACTTTATTACAAAGTACTTAGTCGCTCTATGAGCACTTTAGGTAAAGCATCTGAAGGTGTTACTCTGGGTTATGATAAAGGTTTTGATTCCGGATCGACGCTGGATTATGTCTACCGTAATCAGCCTCAAGGGAAAGGATTATTTGGTCGTATTGTCGATAGACAATATTTAAATAGCATTGGTTGGCAAGGTATTCGCCAACGTAAAATCAATATTGAAAATACAATCCGCTACGCAATTCGCCAATTAATACAAAATAATATGCCGGTGCATATTATGGATATCGCAGCAGGACAAGGGCGCTATCTTTTTGATGCAATTAACGATTATGGTAAGGTCGATTCAATTTTAATGCGTGATTATAGCGCCATTAACGTTGAACAAGGCAACATTGCGATTAAAGAGCGCCACTTAGAAGACAAAGTACGTTTTGAAGAAGGTAACGCCTTTGATGCAGAAAGCTTGAGTGCTGTTTCTCCGTCACCAACTTTAGGTATTGTCAGCGGACTTTATGAATTATTCCCTGAAAATCATCTGCTAAAAGAGTCTTTAAAAGGACTATCGCAAGCCATCCCAAGTGGCGGTTTATTAATTTATACCTGCCAACCTTGGCACCCTCAGCTTGAAATGATTGCGCGTGTATTACCTAGTCACCAAAACGGACAACCTTGGATCATGCGTTGCCGTAGTCAAGGTGAAATGGATGCTTTAGTCAATGAAGCAGGTTTTGAAAAGTTAGATCAACAAATTGATCATTGGGGTATTTTTAGTGTATCGATAGCAAAACGTCGCTAA
- a CDS encoding CDP-alcohol phosphatidyltransferase family protein: MTIYDLKPKFQALLLPYVEQLFTKGITANQVTLFALLLSITVGGLLLLYPYPHLFLLLPFVLFFRMALNAIDGMLAREHNQKSALGAILNEASDVISDIALYLPFAFIFPQAYWWIMLALFLMIMTEFLGVLAQTIHASRRYDGPMGKSDRAFIFGAIAFFIGLFPSLTLSENTHYLFIIINLLLLLTCYHRIHRALKEATMTDKDKDTSL; this comes from the coding sequence ATGACAATTTATGACCTAAAACCTAAATTCCAAGCTCTATTACTCCCTTATGTAGAACAGTTATTCACAAAAGGGATCACAGCAAATCAGGTCACGCTTTTTGCCTTACTGTTATCCATTACTGTTGGTGGGTTACTTTTGCTCTATCCTTACCCTCATTTATTTTTATTGCTCCCTTTTGTTCTCTTTTTTCGTATGGCACTTAATGCCATAGATGGCATGCTTGCACGAGAACATAATCAAAAAAGTGCGCTTGGAGCGATATTAAATGAAGCCAGCGATGTTATTTCAGACATTGCACTCTATCTACCCTTTGCTTTTATTTTTCCACAAGCCTATTGGTGGATCATGCTGGCACTCTTTTTAATGATAATGACTGAGTTCTTAGGTGTGCTTGCCCAAACTATACATGCTTCTCGTCGTTATGATGGCCCGATGGGAAAAAGTGATAGAGCCTTTATTTTCGGTGCAATCGCCTTTTTTATCGGATTATTCCCCTCACTGACATTATCAGAAAACACGCATTATCTTTTTATTATTATTAATTTATTACTTTTGTTGACTTGTTATCACCGAATTCATCGCGCACTAAAAGAAGCAACGATGACAGATAAAGATAAGGATACATCGTTATGA
- a CDS encoding TonB-dependent hemoglobin/transferrin/lactoferrin family receptor codes for MIHFLAKNDAYRQGIGIFSFSSSAIALLLTSLTSLNSYATESVKPEITTSTKSESPAQPKSREKIIIEPIYVSGELNSSVDAGSTVLTLKDIDRIQPNNIAELVDKLPGISSSGSPRPGGQTLNIWGMGNPEDIKITLDGTPKTFEKYRQGSIFIDPELIRRIDVDKGPHNITQGNGGFGGSVRIETKDPDDLLLPDQNIGMFLKYGHHTNDRQNRYSGAVYGKLLDGQADGLFYFNRRESDDLRRPDGTKFGYSQSDQDSFLIKTNIYLTEAQTLTLSASRSESDGWTPWAAKRDELAKPSQAEVDKYGFDAAMKRKLVYRDQKDDTFSVKWNIQPVDSDLINLTFTYGYSKTKQNDSRPETASSYFSGSMGNQSWVDYRNHQIEIKNESTVMQGALEHKVLVGTRWHRNDRDVLMFTRDKAKNPNYNYGYYAPPYMPEGTQTTTSFYLQDSMSYRNLTITPGVRYDIVKNQGKGSRAITYQDPDPYYGHDYSDVTYSGATPHLGLLWKMNQNFRFFGDLTYTWRAPLIDEQYEVQGSISSLTGTSRHLDKETVRAARIGAIADFESVIQQEDQLQLRTTLFDTRGKDEIFRRRGVYCESQKVDGHNGNCPPSIGNYRNLPGYHIQGLEIEAFYNSPNVFGRLAYSTMKGKRDQSPRDPWFGQKTWIAEIQPDALHATLGVKVPSINVNMGWTGDFIGAQRRSPMDADPDAGYWSLPKSKGYAIHGLFANWEPSFIDNTEVRFTVANLFNRDYYPYLGESVSGVGRDYRFTVVKRF; via the coding sequence ATGATCCATTTCTTAGCAAAAAATGATGCTTATCGTCAGGGAATTGGGATATTTTCATTTTCGTCATCAGCGATAGCATTATTATTGACTTCACTCACTTCGTTAAATAGCTATGCAACTGAAAGTGTAAAACCAGAAATAACGACATCCACAAAGTCGGAAAGTCCTGCACAACCCAAATCACGCGAAAAGATTATTATTGAACCTATCTATGTATCAGGTGAACTCAACTCAAGTGTTGATGCGGGAAGTACCGTTCTGACGTTAAAAGATATCGATAGAATTCAGCCTAATAATATTGCAGAGCTGGTGGATAAATTACCCGGAATTTCATCATCGGGTTCACCAAGACCGGGCGGTCAAACATTAAATATCTGGGGGATGGGCAATCCTGAAGATATTAAAATTACCCTTGATGGTACGCCTAAAACCTTTGAGAAATATCGCCAAGGTTCAATTTTTATTGATCCTGAATTAATCCGTCGTATAGATGTTGATAAAGGGCCTCATAATATTACTCAAGGAAATGGCGGTTTTGGTGGTTCGGTGAGAATTGAAACCAAAGATCCCGATGACTTATTACTACCCGATCAGAATATTGGGATGTTTTTAAAATATGGTCACCATACCAACGATAGACAAAACCGTTATAGTGGTGCGGTATACGGTAAATTACTGGATGGGCAAGCAGACGGATTGTTCTATTTTAACCGTCGTGAAAGTGACGATCTGCGTCGCCCTGATGGGACTAAATTTGGCTATTCACAATCAGATCAAGATTCTTTTTTAATTAAAACTAATATCTATTTAACCGAAGCACAAACATTAACGTTATCGGCATCACGATCAGAAAGTGACGGTTGGACGCCTTGGGCGGCTAAACGTGATGAATTGGCTAAACCTAGCCAAGCTGAAGTGGATAAATATGGTTTTGATGCAGCGATGAAACGCAAATTAGTTTATCGTGATCAAAAAGATGACACCTTCAGTGTGAAATGGAATATTCAGCCAGTTGATTCTGATTTAATTAATCTAACGTTTACCTACGGTTATTCAAAAACCAAACAAAATGATAGTCGTCCAGAGACCGCAAGCTCCTATTTTAGTGGCAGTATGGGCAATCAAAGTTGGGTAGATTATCGAAATCATCAAATTGAAATTAAAAATGAAAGTACCGTTATGCAAGGTGCTTTAGAGCATAAGGTATTAGTAGGAACACGTTGGCATCGTAATGATCGTGATGTCTTAATGTTTACTCGCGATAAAGCTAAAAATCCAAATTATAACTATGGATATTATGCGCCTCCTTATATGCCAGAAGGTACGCAAACGACAACCAGTTTTTATCTTCAAGATTCGATGAGTTATAGAAATCTGACGATAACGCCGGGCGTTCGCTACGATATCGTTAAAAATCAAGGCAAGGGAAGTCGGGCTATTACCTATCAAGATCCAGATCCCTATTATGGTCATGATTACTCTGATGTGACTTATAGCGGGGCAACACCTCATTTAGGTTTATTATGGAAAATGAATCAGAATTTCAGATTCTTTGGTGATTTAACCTATACATGGCGCGCTCCATTGATTGATGAGCAGTATGAAGTACAAGGAAGTATTTCTAGCTTAACAGGAACGAGTCGTCATCTAGACAAAGAAACTGTAAGGGCTGCACGAATTGGTGCAATTGCGGATTTTGAAAGTGTTATTCAGCAAGAAGACCAACTGCAATTAAGAACAACACTGTTTGATACTCGTGGTAAAGACGAAATTTTCCGTCGCCGTGGTGTCTATTGTGAAAGTCAAAAGGTGGATGGACATAATGGAAATTGTCCACCTTCGATTGGTAATTACCGTAATTTACCGGGCTACCATATCCAAGGGCTGGAAATCGAAGCCTTTTATAATAGCCCTAATGTATTCGGCCGTTTAGCATATTCAACAATGAAAGGAAAACGTGACCAATCACCGCGTGACCCGTGGTTTGGCCAAAAAACATGGATTGCTGAGATACAACCTGACGCTTTACATGCCACTCTTGGCGTAAAAGTACCCAGTATTAATGTCAATATGGGATGGACAGGTGATTTTATTGGTGCTCAACGCCGTTCACCAATGGATGCCGATCCTGATGCAGGATATTGGTCACTACCAAAAAGTAAAGGTTATGCAATTCACGGTTTATTTGCGAATTGGGAACCCTCTTTTATAGATAATACAGAAGTTCGTTTTACGGTCGCAAATTTATTTAACCGAGATTATTACCCTTATTTAGGTGAATCAGTTTCGGGTGTAGGACGTGATTATCGATTTACTGTGGTAAAACGTTTCTAA